AGCGCCCCACGCCAAGCTGCCTCGGCCCACAATCCGGCTTCGGGATCAGAGATCCCTCCCACATCCCGAGGTCGTCACCGGTCGCCGGCGCCCAATCCCTCGCGAATCCGATCATCAATCACCCGCAGCATCAGCGGATGGAGCCCCAGCGGCGGCGTCACCACATGCGTCACGCCTGCGCCGACAAACGGCTCAGCCGCCTCGGCCGCCAACTGCGGAATGTCCTGATGCCAGTGGCGGCCCGGCGCCAGAAAGTAGGGAAAGATGACGACATGCTTGGCCCCTTGCTCAACGCACCGGGCAAACGCCATGGCAATCGACGGCTCCGCCAACTCCATGTGAGCCGGCTCAACAATCGCCCACCCTGAGTGCTGCCGGTAAGCCTCTGCCACTTCCAGCAGCAACTCATTGCTCTCCGCACGCCGCGACCCGTGATCGACAATGATCAACCCAGTCGCCGCAGGGCAGGGGAGTGGATGCGACTCAGGCATGGGGCGATATTTTCCCTCTCCCTTGGAGGGAGAGGTTAGGTGAGGGATTCAAAAGTGTTGCTTAACAAACAGACGAGCCCAATTCTAACCGCCAAGGACGCCCAGAGCGCCCAGGGGAACCAAGAGCCAATACCGAAACCGCCGATGAACGCCAGTAGGCACCATCGGCGGTTCCAAAATTCCTTCCCCGCATTTCCTTGGCGCACTTGGCGCACTTGGCGTCCTTGGGGGTTAAGTCTTAAAAACTCCCCAGTTTCCCGCCCAGACTGCAAAAAGCTGGCCCGCGCCAAAGCCTGTGGTATCCTTGGGGAACCGGGAGGGCTGTTCTATCCAAGCACCCGCCCGATATCGGCCCCACCAGATTCCTGGCGCCACCCGCACAGCCCGCTGGCCAGGTATGCGACTGCTAACCACCCGCTACCACAAAC
This sequence is a window from Lacipirellula parvula. Protein-coding genes within it:
- a CDS encoding CbiX/SirB N-terminal domain-containing protein, with the protein product MPESHPLPCPAATGLIIVDHGSRRAESNELLLEVAEAYRQHSGWAIVEPAHMELAEPSIAMAFARCVEQGAKHVVIFPYFLAPGRHWHQDIPQLAAEAAEPFVGAGVTHVVTPPLGLHPLMLRVIDDRIREGLGAGDR